In Lentisphaera araneosa HTCC2155, the genomic window TCATTGGTGACAAATCTGAATTCAACCACTTTAAAGATTTGATTGAGCAGGAGATTGAACTCGCTGATCAACGCCTCCCACTACTCAAAGGAAGTGCAGAACCCGCCGAGCCACCAATAGGCAAAGTTGTCTGCTCATGTAATAATGTCGGTGAAGGCAACATAGAAAACCTTATTAACGAAGGCTGCTGTAACTTTCAAGAACTCTGCACAAAATCAGGTGCAGGTACTGGCTGTGGTTCTTGCCGACCTGAAGTTAAAAAAATACTTATGAAAAACATTGCCAATAAAGCCGAAGAGGTTCAATCATGAATATGAAAAATTTACTCACGATTAATGCTCCTGGCGGCATGCTTACTCCTAATGACCTGCTCAAATTAGTCGAACCCGAAGGAGTCGACGGCTTCATTTTGGGACGCCGTCAAAATATCCTCATTGATTATCCTGGTACTCCACAAGAGCTTTCTAGACGCGTTAATGTAGACCCCGTGCCCCTCGTGCATCCCAATATCATTTGTTCGCATGCTTCTGGTGGCATTGATCTCGAAAAAAATGACTGGGCTTACATTAATGAAGATTATCAGACTATTTTTGATTCGTTTACTTTTAAGCCAACACTCTCTGTCAGTATCTGCAGTTTTCAGCAGAGCATGTTCCCCCTCTTTTCGAGTAAGCTTAATTTTATCGCCTCAAATATCGAAGGTCTTTGGCATTTAGTTATCATGCTGAACCAAGAGCGTGTTTTACTCCCACACTTATTCAAAACGACTCAAGTGGCACCTGCCGTCCAGGCCATGCAGGACTTTATTGCTAACGATCAATTCATTACTTCGCATCATTTAGCTGAACTCCTTGAAGCCTCGCTACCCCTCAATGAAAACAAGAGTGCTGACCTCATCTTGCCACCACTTCAGAATAGGGATTTTGAAGGTTTCACCCCCATGAAAAATGGTCGTCTTGCCCTCAACATCTTCTCTAACCACAAACCTTGGAAAAAAGAGTTCATCCGCGATTTTGCGAATCTCGCAAAAGAACATGATCTCAATAGGCTTTATGTGACGGCTGGACGTTCATTACTGATGAAGCATATCAGTAAAAAAGATCTCCATTCCTGGGAAGCTCTACTCGGACGCCATAACATTAGTATTCGTCATTCTGAACAGGATTTAGCTTGGATTGTGCCTTCACACAAGTCCAATTCGATCAAGTTAAAAGAGCAAGTCATTCAGGAACTCAATCACGAAGGTTTCGCTTGCCATGGCCTCAATATTGCCATTGATCCACGAGATTCAGATTGTGGCGCCCCCATTATCATTAATACCTCAAAGAACTTCATGAGTCTTTCTTGTAGAGTCATTTATAAGCCAAGTTTTGACTATCGGCATTCAGGCTTTAAAACTGCAGGCAAGAACCTTAATTTCGATGAACTCCTTACTTGTTTGAGAGATTTGCAACAGCAATTCCATACACGTAAAATCGATTCCGCAGGTGTAAGAATCCAGCCCATTAGTTTAGAGGATAATCAACCCGAGCAATATCAATGCCCTGATTGCCTCAGTGAATATCACAAAAATGCAGGTGATCCTCAAAACGGTATTTCTCCAGGAACTGACTTCATGGACTTACCCAAGTCTTGGGTCTGCAACTTATGTGAATGCTCCAAATTAAAGTTCCAGCCCATATAACATAAGGTCTCAGGTCTCAGAACCAAGCTGGATAAGGGTAGGGAAAGCTCCTTGCGGAGCCTCCCCTCCTTCCGAACCGTACGTGCGGATCTCCCGCATACGGCTCTCCGGTCAATGCTTACTCCGAAGAGACTGAGATTCCAATAGCCAAGCCTCTTCCAGTGAAAAGAACCCTAGCTCTGCAAAGTATTTCTTGGTATATTTCCTGTTATCTATAAAGCGATGTGAACCTTTCTTACGATTGTACTTAGCGATAATACTTCGTAACCTTCGACGAAAGAAAGCATCAACTTCGAGCATAGCCCAACGATTTGAGTGTTTGAAGTACTCATACCAACCTTTGAGACTAGGCCTGAGACCTTTAATGATTTCTTCTACCGATTGCCAGTTACAACGCCTCGTATGCTTTCGCACAGTGTCTTTCATTTTAGCCATACTCTGTTTTCTTGGCCACCTATTTATCCTGCCCGTTCTTTTCGAGCGCTCAAAGTGATAACCTAGAAATTCAAAGTACTCATCCTGCTGATTCATGTCGGCAATTCGGGTTTTATCGGGATGGAGGTTCAGACCATGAGCCTTCATCCAACGCTTGATTTTGCGCAAGCCCCTCTTAGCCGATTTCGCATTATTACACACCACCAGAAAGTCATCCGCATACCTTACGATTTCAAAGCCAGCCGCTGTCATCCTGTGGTCGAATTCATTGAGGTAAATATTGGCAAGTAGTGGGCTAATTACGCCTCCTTGCGGAGTCCCTTTCTCGGGATCCCACTCCTTGATCCCATCAAATATTCCTGCTTTGAGGAAAGCTTCTATAAGATCTAGGGTCTTGCCATCGCTTATTTTCTCTTTGACTCGTTCCATGAGTTTGTCGTGCGGTATCATATCAAAGTAACTTTGAATATCCGCATCAATGACGTAGAGCTGTCCCTGCGTAAGTAGATGATGAACACGCCGAAGCGCATCTTTACATCCACGTTGCGGACGAAAACCAAAACTTTGTGTAGAAAAATCCACATCATATATCGGTTCAATAACATTCTTGAGCGCAGTCTGAACAACTCTATCGCGCACGGTCGGTATTCCCAAAGCACGCGTTTTACCATCTGCTTTTGGGATCTCTACCCTGCGAACGCATTGTGGTAGGTAAGTCCCTGCCTGCAGTTGCTTCATCAATTGCTTTGTATTGTGCTCTAGCTCTGATTCGTAACGATCCAAGCTCACCATATCCACCCCGTGACTCCCGCCGTTTGCACGAACAGATTCCCAAGCTTCTATAAGGTTTACTTCTCGCGCTACTTTATCTATTAAGCTATACCATTTCTTACCTTCAACTCTTGTTTCAAGAGTTCCCAGCATCTGATCTGTCCAGACTGAAGTCGAGGCCCACGCACGAATTTCTTCGGTGCGCCCTAAGTGCTCCCATGTATGTTTAGTCATCTCTGACAATTGTTTCACTCCTTCATTCTTTTCTTCTCAGTTTCATCTTCCTACTCTCCTTCGCTCTAACAGCTTTCACCGCCTTCTTCGCTACTATGAGAGCTCTGACTCCTGCATGCCTTATTGCACTGCACATGCAGATCTCCCTAATTAACGTCACACAACCTTCACCGCATTCCGTCTCCAACCACTCTATAGACTTCCTCTACTGCTTTTCTACTCGCTGATATTCAGCATAAAGGATCTTCAGAATTACTCCTTATTATTATTTTCATTCCGTTCCAAGCTTCGCCACGCGATCGCAGGCTCGCTAGTACTATAAAGCCGAATCGAGTTCGTCATCCTACGGACTGCTGCTTCGCCTTGCCTTGCTCTCCACCCCGCCTCACGACAACGCAGTTAGGTTCGACTACAACATAATCAGCCTTTGTTGATGAGGACTTTCACCTCACTGATTGTGTGCGCTCTCAGGCGCACGAGCGCGGGCATCTTGCCCGCATTTCCTGAAAAATATTTCATTCCTCTTTTCTAAGAAAAACTCATAAAGTCATTAATAAATTGTTGCTCAGCTAAAAAGAAGCACCATATTAGGACAACGTTTTAGGAGTAGCAATGAGTTCAGATTATAACACCCGTCACACTTTAATCGCCAAAATACGCAATCAGCACGATGATCATTCATGGGAAGATTTCGTCTATTTTTACCAACGTTACATTTACGTGGTGATCGCCAAGATGGGAGTTAATAATCAGGATGTGGAAGATTTAGTGCAACGCGTCTTACTCGCCCTTTGGGAAAAACTCCCCTCCTTTGAGTACGAGCCCAACAAATGCAAGTTCAGGACTTGGATGAACCAAATCACTCGCAACACAGTGATTGCTTATTTCCGCAAACAAAAACGTTACAAAAACGACCTGGATCGCGCCGCGTCAATTCGTCTCAATGAAGAAGACCCCGAGCAAAGCGAACCCGAAGTCTACAACATGGCTGAAAAAGAATGGAAACTTCATGTCTCTAACTTGGCATGGGAGAACATCAAGGACGATTTCAAAGGCAAAGCTGCCCAGGTTTTTCTCGCTTTTAGTGAAGGTAAAGAGATCGAGCAAATTTGTCTTGATCTCGACATAAAAAAGAACACGGCCTATGTATTAAAGAACCGTGTTCAAGATAAACTTTACAAAGAAATTCGTCGCTTGGACGACGAACTCAGTTAATTCGCTTTCATACCCGTATTAGCTAAACGCGCAAAATAGGCACACCAGTCGTGAATCAAGGGCCTCACGTGACTATAGCGTTTCAGTTTTCCCTGCAATTCTTGCTTGGGGCTATTTTCAATGCGACGATCGCTAAACATCATCAACATCTCGCCAGTTCCACCATTAAAAACTTGACCTTCAATCGCCATGGCCCCACCTTTGACTGAGCCCATTGCTGGAAAGTATTTTTTAATAGGCACAAGCTCAATAATTTGAATTTCCATCAGCAGTGTCTGATTATCCAAGAAAGTGTGAGGTACAAAGCGAACATCTTTTTGCGGATCATCTAAAAAAGCTTGACGCATTTGATGCTCAAACATCTTAGCGACATCAGAAGCGACCTTGCGATTATCGGCATTATCAAAACCTGGAAAAACATCGTTCTCCTGATAGGATGTGGCATTCTTTTTATCCCACCAACCCAAAC contains:
- a CDS encoding rubredoxin gives rise to the protein MNMKNLLTINAPGGMLTPNDLLKLVEPEGVDGFILGRRQNILIDYPGTPQELSRRVNVDPVPLVHPNIICSHASGGIDLEKNDWAYINEDYQTIFDSFTFKPTLSVSICSFQQSMFPLFSSKLNFIASNIEGLWHLVIMLNQERVLLPHLFKTTQVAPAVQAMQDFIANDQFITSHHLAELLEASLPLNENKSADLILPPLQNRDFEGFTPMKNGRLALNIFSNHKPWKKEFIRDFANLAKEHDLNRLYVTAGRSLLMKHISKKDLHSWEALLGRHNISIRHSEQDLAWIVPSHKSNSIKLKEQVIQELNHEGFACHGLNIAIDPRDSDCGAPIIINTSKNFMSLSCRVIYKPSFDYRHSGFKTAGKNLNFDELLTCLRDLQQQFHTRKIDSAGVRIQPISLEDNQPEQYQCPDCLSEYHKNAGDPQNGISPGTDFMDLPKSWVCNLCECSKLKFQPI
- the ltrA gene encoding group II intron reverse transcriptase/maturase, which codes for MTKHTWEHLGRTEEIRAWASTSVWTDQMLGTLETRVEGKKWYSLIDKVAREVNLIEAWESVRANGGSHGVDMVSLDRYESELEHNTKQLMKQLQAGTYLPQCVRRVEIPKADGKTRALGIPTVRDRVVQTALKNVIEPIYDVDFSTQSFGFRPQRGCKDALRRVHHLLTQGQLYVIDADIQSYFDMIPHDKLMERVKEKISDGKTLDLIEAFLKAGIFDGIKEWDPEKGTPQGGVISPLLANIYLNEFDHRMTAAGFEIVRYADDFLVVCNNAKSAKRGLRKIKRWMKAHGLNLHPDKTRIADMNQQDEYFEFLGYHFERSKRTGRINRWPRKQSMAKMKDTVRKHTRRCNWQSVEEIIKGLRPSLKGWYEYFKHSNRWAMLEVDAFFRRRLRSIIAKYNRKKGSHRFIDNRKYTKKYFAELGFFSLEEAWLLESQSLRSKH
- a CDS encoding RNA polymerase sigma factor, which gives rise to MSSDYNTRHTLIAKIRNQHDDHSWEDFVYFYQRYIYVVIAKMGVNNQDVEDLVQRVLLALWEKLPSFEYEPNKCKFRTWMNQITRNTVIAYFRKQKRYKNDLDRAASIRLNEEDPEQSEPEVYNMAEKEWKLHVSNLAWENIKDDFKGKAAQVFLAFSEGKEIEQICLDLDIKKNTAYVLKNRVQDKLYKEIRRLDDELS
- a CDS encoding DUF3313 family protein: MKYIGAIFIAIFLSACGTSPAAPTSFLEDAWKMEEGRNLQLVWKSPNAHIGQYTKFAMKPIGVTYMKRLGWWDKKNATSYQENDVFPGFDNADNRKVASDVAKMFEHQMRQAFLDDPQKDVRFVPHTFLDNQTLLMEIQIIELVPIKKYFPAMGSVKGGAMAIEGQVFNGGTGEMLMMFSDRRIENSPKQELQGKLKRYSHVRPLIHDWCAYFARLANTGMKAN